Genomic DNA from Callospermophilus lateralis isolate mCalLat2 chromosome 11, mCalLat2.hap1, whole genome shotgun sequence:
ggtctcaccaagttgcttagcacctcgattttgctgaggttggcttgtactctcaatcctcctgcctcagcctgccgagccactgggattacaggcatatgccaccatactTGGCTCGACCGTCTTGATAGGCAGCAGCTCATGTCTTAAAAATTTCTCAGGACCAGTGTTTCTCAAAGCATCATCCCACCAGCCATCTGTTGAGATTTGTTCTTGTGAAACACAGCATTCTGGGCCTGACCTTAAGGGAGGTGGGCAGGGCTTGGCCATGTGTCTCCGCAGTCCCCGGATGTTCTCATGCGGCCGAAGGGCTTCCTCTCGAGCAACCCCACTCTGCTTCTCTTACATGTAGGGCTGCCAGTTCCCCTGCTCTAGGTCATGGTCACAGTCCTCTTATTTTACAGACAAAGAAGAAGATAGCTGGGACAATGAGGACCTCATCTTTGGGGCCTACCAGCCCACGGTGGGCTCCTCCGAGGGTCCACAGTCTCGGCGACAGTCTGTCAGGTAAGCAGGGCCTGGGGAGGCCAGCCTCTGGAAAGGCAGATCCCTGCAGCTCTCCCCATCCTACCTGACAGCCCTGTGGGGGGAGGCAGGGTGCAAGGCTCTGTGGGTGCTGAAGGGAGAGAAGGCTGCCTGGTCCCAGCAGTTCAAGCAGAAGGGTGGAGACAAGCTCGATCCTGGATTTGGCCCTGACCATCAGCCTCCTGATTTTTAACGGAAGATTAAATCAGTGATGGAATTGTCTGAATTTGTTTTCTGTCAGTATATATGTTAAACTGTATTTTGAAGTAATTTCACACTTCTAGAAAAGTTGTAAGAACAGTACAGAGAATTTCGTCCTGCCCTTCACCAGGCTCAACACGATCAGCTCTGCTGCCCTGGCCTTGTCAGCCTCTCTTTCCAGCTACATAACTACTCCACATGGATTTTTCTTCCCAATCCAGAATGTTTTTTCCCCCGcttggtgctgggaatggaattcagggcctcatgtatgctatcTATGcgcatgctctactactgagcttcatTGTCCCCAGCCCCTTAGTCCCAgaatattcctttttatttttattttttttgccacTCTGGGATTCAAACCTAGAGTttcatgaatgctaggcaagcatgtcACCCAGAACCACATCCTTAAATAGCATAGAGCATGCCACTGCCCTGGCCCTGGAGCTAATCCAGGGGCCTGCTCATTGGGCCTCACGTTGGTTGTGCAGAGTTGCTGGGCATCTCTGACTCCCTGCTGTGGACCTCATAGTCCACCCTCCCACCTCCCCTGCTCCCGACAACAGAGGGAAAGACTGGCAAGGGACTTTTGGGACAGGGTGCCTCCCCTGCCTGATGCCATCCTTTCTGTCTTGCAACAGGGTCTTAGAAGGTGGCCCAGACCCCAAGGGAGAACCAGGAACCAAACAAAGTCCCCCAGCAGCTTCCAGCCCAATCTCCCCTAGGAAGGGAGGAGCTGACTGGTTGGGCCTCAAGGATGACGACTTGGACCTGCTGCCTCCCTCTCCCACCCGAGAGTCCTGTCGGGGAGGCTTGGCAATCTCCACACCTTCTGTACCTGGACCTGTGAGCCAGTACTCAGCCCTAGACCCAAACTCTGCCCCATCTGGGCTGCCCTCCTCAGGGTCAAAGCCACCAGCAGAGAATACAGGGCCATCTGCCCAAGCCAGCCAGTCCTCCAAGCTGCGAGAGTCTGAGGCGGGAGAGGAGAAGGATTGGCTGAGCCATGTCTTGTCTGGGAAGAAGTCCCAGGGTGTGGCCAGAGAGGAGCATGCTGAGGCTTATAAGGGTCCGAACTCAGTGGGAACCGCCAGGTACGGGCCTGGGCTGCTGTATCTGTGAGAAGGCCCAGGCAGGGTCTCCAGGGCCAGCTTTCCCATCTCACCTCCACATTCTCTGTGGGAATGTCAGCAGTATGGGCCACTCTCGGCTCTGCTTCTCTTCCTGTTGGGCACAGCAGAGAGGGCTGCTCATCTGCCCAGGCATGGATGCTAGAGGGCTCGGGGCTGTGGACAGGCACGCCCTGCCTTGGCAGCAGGGACTTACTGGATCAGGCAGGAGAAGACCTGCCTTGAGGTGGCAGGTTCTGCCGTCCTCTGCTCCTGAGCAGGGACCCTATCCACAGCATTCTCGGCTGGGAAGGGAAGCCCCATGTGTGACTGTCGGTGTTTCTGTCAGCCCAGCTGAAGTGACTGAAGTGCATGTGGGTAGAGATGGTCGCGGCTCTGGGGCATGTCTGAGAAGACGTGGTGGCCAAGACACAGTTCCTAGGGAGCCACAGAGTAGCCAGCTGGTGGGGCAGGGTATGAGTGACCTCTGAGGGTAGGAAGGTGAAAGGGCCTGGCAGGGCTGAGTCCAGAGGAAGCAGGGAGATGCTCTGGAGAACCGTGTGAGGTCACAGGGACATCACCACACCCTGGGCTGAATGTGATGATGGGGACAACTTTGACTTTGACCTGAAGCCAAGGGCAGGGCTGTGACCCAAATAGGAAAAACCCTTGCTGCCCTGCAAGCCCAGAGAGGGGTGCGAATAACATGAAAGTAGCTGACAGGCAGCTGTCCTGGGGGTGACTGGGCAGAGCTGTGGTTTAAGGCTGAATGGAGCTAAGTGAACTGAGACAGGCTTGAACTTGAACTTAACTGCGGTGTGTGTGACGTGCCATTGTCAGGCCATGGACAGTCACTGCCTTAATGGCCACCAAGGTGGGGAGGTGGTTCTGGAAGGGAAGGGCAGCCCACACATTCCCGGAGCTCAGTCTTGGGAGAATCCCCAAGATGAGGGTGGGAACAGAAGGCCAAGGAGAAGCAGGAAGAGGAGAGGGGTGCCACAAGTGTCACACTGGGAGCTCATCCACGGCCATGGTCATCCAGCCTAACCTGGGCCTTCTGTCACCTTCACCTTTAACATGTGCTGTCCTCAGTCAACCTGTCATCAGCACTCAGGGGCTTAATCAGGCAGCTGTGGGAAGGACCTCAGGagcaacagaacaagaagtaccaGCTGCCAGGCCCCTCCTCACAGGGTATGTCCACAGCCAGGGCTGGGAAGGAGTGAGGCAGTAGGGCCTGCCCAGGCCTCCTTCCCCATAGACAGATGGCAGGTGGCTGTGCTGGGACCCCAGGTGGCCACTGACTGTAGTGTTCAGTGTCTCTGTCAGGCCCACCCATGGCAGATCTGCAGCAGGCTGTGTCCCCATCTCCTTTACCAGCCACCAGCACAGCCAGATCCTGCTCTCCTAGTAAAAAGTTACTTATCTGAAGTTCGCCTTGACTCCTGCTGCcaccctttcccttctctccctgtgTCCTGCACAGAGCTCTGTTTACCTTGCCCTGTCCCTGTGTCTGCAGGTTCCCCGAGAGTTGGAGCCACTCTCCCTTGGCCCTCCCTGCAGGTGACCCAAAGAGAAGAACAGCCTCTGGAGACCCCTATGGCACCGGTTCGTTTCTACTTTACTTGAGCTTTAGTCCTGGGTGAGGAAGAGGAGCCTGGAGCTCCTTTGAGGCTCTGGAAGCCAAGTAACAAGGGACTCTCAGAACACAGCAAGGCAGAGAGCCCTGGGCTCCTCTGGGCCTCCTGATAATTTCTCTGCGGTTTATTTTTCAGAGCCTGCGGTTTGTTTCCCCAAATCTCAGGAACCCACTGGGCTCTCTGTACCTGTCAAGGTAGGGAGCATGGACAAACAGGTATAGGTCTTAGGCCTGgggagttcatccatgttcaaaggcAACTCCAGGAGTTGGTTGTGACAACCTTCTGGGAAAGCAGTGTCAGATATGCCCAGCGTGGTACCAGCCAGAATACCCTGGCACACCTCACCAGTGCTCTCTTGAACTTTTAGCCTCAGGACGCCCAGGTGGTGTTGGGGTGAATCTGCCAGCATCGATAGGGAGTTGCAGGTGATAGGGAGCCAGGCTGGGACGGCCAGGAATGCTGCATTCAGAAAGCAGGGCCGCATCCATCTAGAAAGCCTCCTCTATCCCTGCCATCCTCCCACCACACCTCCAGCTCTGTTGCCCAGGTGTGGCAGTCACCTCTGACACCTGGGCCTGGGAGGTGTGGCACCCAGGATAGTGCCCCTGGAAGACAGTAGGTGAGGGGCGGCTTATAGAAAGCAGATTAGTGGCTGGTCCAACAGTAAGGGCCAGTGTCATAGGTGGGCCACCTGGGTTTCTGGCCCAACAGAAAGGGCCACTGTCATAGCTAAGACTGATTCTTGTCTCAGAAGCTAGAGACGCCAAGGAGAGAATGTCATTTTGGGGGACAGAGGGACACTTACTTTTCTGACCAGAGCTGGATGGGGAGATGCTGTTGAATGCTCAGTGGCAGGGCCTGGGGCTCTCCAAGACCTTGTCCTGGTCTTGTCTTGTCTGCAGCCACCTATGAGGGGAAAGCCAGGAAGTCCAGTGAGCAGAGGGCCAGTAGGTAGCCAAGCTCAGCTTCTGACATGGGACAGCTCTCATCCTCCCCTGCAGTCCCTGTTCCCAGAGCCCCTGGAGCAGAGCCTGCTGCCAGGTGTGGGATACCAGAAGCAGCTCCTGGCAGCCCAGGCACAGCTTCAGAGTGGCACTGCCCAGCTCCAAGCAGAGCTGCTGCAGAGCCACACACGGCTGGCAGAGCTGGAGGTTCAGGTAAGAGACATTGGGCATCTGTGGGGGGAGAGTCCAGGGGTAATGGGCTAGAGGCTTTGCCAGAGGGGAAGAGGACTGCAGGCACAAAGTGGTATGCGGCATAGATGCCAAAGGAGCTCTCGCCCGGCAGCATGCTGGCTTACCACTGTCTCCTAGGTACGGAAGCTGGAACTAGAGCGGACCCAGCACCAGCTGCTGCTGGAAAGTTTACAGCAGCGGCACCAGGCAGACCTGGAGCTCATTGAGAATGCACACAGGTACCTAGCAGCTCCTTCCCGTGGTCTGCCTTGGTCTCCCAAGCTGATGTCCTGCCCCAGCGCTGCTTGCATCTCTTCACTGAACCCCAAGACCATGCTGATATGCTCAGAAAGCCCCTTTGGTGGGTATTCTCTTGGCAGAAGCCGCATCAAGATGCTAGAGACATCATACCAGCAACGGGAGGACCGGCTCCGGAGAGAGAATGAGGAGCTGTCAGCTCAGTATCTCTCTCACTGCCACGAGGCTGAGCAGGCCCGAGCTGAGCTCACAGCCCAACACCAGCGCCGCTTGGCAGCAGCGGCACAAGAAAAAGACCAGGAGATGGAGCGGCTCCGGGAGCTACAGCGGTGAGGGCAAGACATGAGGGCAATaatggagagaccccaggctgtgGCTCTGCAGCCTTTGCATGGGGTTTGAGTCCTTCCCTTTGGCCCACTGAGGTGAGGACCAATGCTAAGCATACCAGCCTATTGGCCCACCTGAGTAGGGTGCCACTTCttctgctgaggcaggaggggcaAAAGCCAAAGGAGTGTAGCCTTCCAGGAGGCAGGGCAGAGCAGCAGCAAGCACCAGAGGACCCAGCCAAGCTAGGTTACTCCACTCACCTCTCCCATGGAGACTAGTGACTAGCTCCACCGTGGGAAAGCTGTGCTTATCATTGCTGGTGTGTTGATCTGGTTGCCTTTCTGGATGAGAATGAACCAAGAAAAGGTGCCTGAGCAGGCTTGTTAAGACTGGCCCTATGGACCAGACACAGGGGTTAGGCACACAGCTTTTACTCTGTGAAAAAGTGGACTTTGCTTAATAATAGGAGGACTCTTTTGGTGCACATGGCCTTGAGGCACCAGGACAGATGAGATAGACGAGTCAGGAAGCCGGacgcagtggctcaggaggctgaggcaggagaactgcaagttctaagccagccttggcaacttagcaaggccctgtctctaaataaaatataagttaaattaaaaggggcttagggatgtggctcatctGAACCTAGGTTAAAAATGcctaggttcagtccctggtacgaaaaggaaaaaggaaagtcATGGAGACTGAGTGTCTCagggaggaggaggcagagggaCTGCGCAGAGGCGGCTGCTTCCGTGAAGAGCTGCCAGGGTGTTCTCCCCACATCCCATCTATGTGGTTCTGCTAGAGTGGCCCTGGGCCAACTGCCTCTGCCACCCTCTCCTCAGGGCATCCATCCTGGAAATGCGCaaggaccatgaggagcagctACAGCGACTGAAGTTGCTGAAGGACCGAGAGATCGATGCAGTTACCAGTGCCACCTCCCACACACGGTGTGTGTCCCACCCAGCACTGCCCACCCAAAGGGCGGGCTTGGGCCTCcgcaggctgagattccctgatGGATCACCCTGCAGGTCCCTGAATGGCATCATCGAACAGATGGAGAAGTTCTCCAGCAGCCTGAATGAGCTTTCCTCCCGCGTGGAGGCCTCACACCTCACCACCTCGCAGGAGCGGGAGCTGGGAATCCGGCATCAGGATGAGCATCTGCGAGGTACTCTACCCCCACCTCAGTAGCCCAGGCTCCCCTCAGGAGGAAGGAGGGCAGGCAGTGAGCGCCCTGTGGGCCACCCAGCACTGCAGGAGCGGCTGGGCCGGCAGCAGCAGGACATGGAGGAGGAGCGTGCTCGGCTGCAAGAGGTCATCGGGAAGATGGAGGCCCGGCTAAGTGAGCAGAGCCGGCTGCTGGAGAAGGTGAGCCTCCTCCTACCGGAGCCCTGGGAGGTCGGCCCACAGACCTGCTTCCTGAGTCCTGCAGTCGCCCAGGCCCAGATCTCCTCTCAGTGTCCCTCCTACCCTTCCTGCCTGTGTCTTCCAgctctgccctgccctgccctgagcACTGCCCACCTGAGCTGGGCCACCTATCACTTAATTCCTTGGCCACTGGCCCTGGGGCCCCTCCACGTCTTCCCCCACCAACTGTGCTTCTTTCCTCCTGTCACCCAGATCTGTCATGTCAGATGACACCTGTGGCACTGGGACAGATGCTCTTGCCCACTCAATGTCACTTAACCTCTTTAGCTGTGACAGATTCATTTGCACGCCTAATGTGCATTCAAATACAAGAGCAAGCTCTGTTCTTTAAAAAGGACTGACATTTTCTATCTTTTGTGCTGAATCATAACAGGAACGCTGGCGTGTGAATGCAGAGCAGTCCAAGGCAGAGTCCATGCAGCGTGCTCTGGAGGAgcagaggaaggtcttggcccagCAGATCGCCATAGAGAGGGAAGAGCTGGAGAGGGCCAAGGTGAGTCCAGCAACAGGCTCAGCTGCTGACCCACCATTACACCCAGACAAGACGCTCACCACGCCCCCACCCCCAAATCTAGAGCGCCTTGCTGGAGGAGCAGAAATCCGTCATGCAGAAGTGTGGGGAGGAGAGGCAGCGCCTGGCAGCCGAGTGGGCTGAGTTCTTCACGCAGCAGAAGCTGAGTAAGGAGCGGTCTGAGCGTGAGGCCGAGCGAGCACTGCAGGTGGACACCCGGCGGGAGGGCACCCTCATCAGCCTGGCCAAGGTAGGGTAGCTGGAGAAGGTGAGCCTCCTCCTAACAGACCCCTGGGAGGTCGGCCCTCTGGGCAAGAGCATCTGTCCCAGTGCCATAGGCGTGAGTGAGGCAGTCTCCAGAGTAGCCGTGCGTGGCCTTCCTCCTAGATGCGTCAGCTTCGGGCTTATGAAATAAGAGCATAGTGATGACATACTTAGAGTGCAGTGGTTAAACCAGTATTGTCACCACAGTAACTCCCTTGCGTCCCCAGAGGCATTTTATACACTTTTttcctcatttaattctcattagaacctggcatggtggtgtaggactgtaatcccagctactcaggaggctgaggtggaaggatttcaagttcaaggccagcctgggcaacttcctgagaccctctcaaaataaaaagagctaaggCCACACAtggtgtgcatgcctgtaataccaatgATTCTGgatgctaaggcaggaagatcacaaattcaggggcagcctcagcaagttagtgaggttctaagcaacttagaccatgtcttaaaaaacaaaaaggagcaGGGTGggctggtgcacacctgtaatcccagtgactcaggaggctgagacagaaggatcgggAATTCAGAGCTAGCCTCAGCTAAAGTGAGGTGCCaagaaacttggtgagaccctgtcactaaataaaatacaaaatagggctgggaatgtggctcagtggcccaatgtccctaagttcaatccctgatactacccccaaaaaacaaacaagcaagcaaacaaaaagaGCTGGCTCAGTGATGCAGTGACAAAGTACCTcttttcaacccccagtaccaaaaaataaaaaataaaaataaataaaaagggctgaggatgtgtattagggcttgcctagcaggcagaaggacttgggtttgattctcattaGCTCCTATGACTTCAGTAGTCTCGAAATGAGGAAACTAAGGTTCAGAGGTGAACCTGCTGCAGTTATACAGCTTGTTGGGGAGCACCCCAGCTTGGCCTCATGCCTCTCTGGTCCATCCTGGAAGCCCCAGAAGCAGGGTAGGCAGAGGGGACCCTCGGGTGCTGCACAGCTTGCTATAGCTCCTAAGAGGTGGATGCAGCGAAGATTCTGCCTTCTCTAGGAACAGGGAGAGCTAAGGGTCAGGGCCAGCGAACTCCGGGCCAAGGAGGAGCAGCTGGCAACTGAGAGGGAGGCTGTGGATCGGGAGCGACGGGAGCTACAGCAGGAGAAGGAAAGGGTCAGAGCCACCAGCCTGCGTCTCCAGCGCCGTGCTGAGGAGGTGGAGCACATGAGCCAGGTGAGGCTGGAAGGTGTGTGGGTTTGGGACCTCGTCTGACCCTGGCCCTGACCCTGAAACCTCCTTGCAGGTGGCCTCTAAGAAGTACCAGGAGGGTGAGCAAGCGCTGCAGGAGGCCCGGCAGTTGCAGTCTGAGCAACAGGCCCGGCTGCAGGCCGTTAGGCAGCAGCAGGAGCGGCTGCAGCAGCAGGAGCAGCATGTACATCAGGCAAGgctccccctttcccctcctccTGTCTGCATGCCCAGCCGCCTGCTCGCCCCACTGAGTTCTCCTGTCTCGGGCTGGGGACAGGAGCACCTGAGCTTGGCACAGCAGAGGCTACAGCTGGACCGTGCTCGACAAGACCTGCCCTCCAGCCTCCCAGGGCTGTTCTCAACAGGCCAGGGCCCAGCAGCCTCCAGCCTGGG
This window encodes:
- the Fbf1 gene encoding fas-binding factor 1 isoform X2, with translation MASKTKKGLKVALPEKPVELASHARGSTRAPQGLPSSKSRARSLLEDNIFDTLVEADAEISYVSEADPQALLQTMKDLDDMDADILGLKRSHPASGKTATKGSGKEELPSNPRSARRLAAGEKGDTVATKQPTTSPSSFGHQYRKLSFGDLEDPLAGLLSDEEEDIAKKPPVTESKTASNRSPIPVREQGPCIPLTPGDTPIRKKELLFDDGDDIMATLGFGDSPKGEKRQMGDQEGPRPARSKLDELLGRSTASKLLAHPSPGQHREFKLDKKYQKPQDKEEDSWDNEDLIFGAYQPTVGSSEGPQSRRQSVRVLEGGPDPKGEPGTKQSPPAASSPISPRKGGADWLGLKDDDLDLLPPSPTRESCRGGLAISTPSVPGPVSQYSALDPNSAPSGLPSSGSKPPAENTGPSAQASQSSKLRESEAGEEKDWLSHVLSGKKSQGVAREEHAEAYKGPNSVGTASQPVISTQGLNQAAVGRTSGATEQEVPAARPLLTGFPESWSHSPLALPAGDPKRRTASGDPYGTEPAVCFPKSQEPTGLSVPVKPPMRGKPGSPVSRGPVGSQAQLLTWDSSHPPLQSLFPEPLEQSLLPGVGYQKQLLAAQAQLQSGTAQLQAELLQSHTRLAELEVQVRKLELERTQHQLLLESLQQRHQADLELIENAHRSRIKMLETSYQQREDRLRRENEELSAQYLSHCHEAEQARAELTAQHQRRLAAAAQEKDQEMERLRELQRASILEMRKDHEEQLQRLKLLKDREIDAVTSATSHTRSLNGIIEQMEKFSSSLNELSSRVEASHLTTSQERELGIRHQDEHLRALQERLGRQQQDMEEERARLQEVIGKMEARLSEQSRLLEKERWRVNAEQSKAESMQRALEEQRKVLAQQIAIEREELERAKSALLEEQKSVMQKCGEERQRLAAEWAEFFTQQKLSKERSEREAERALQVDTRREGTLISLAKEQGELRVRASELRAKEEQLATEREAVDRERRELQQEKERVRATSLRLQRRAEEVEHMSQVASKKYQEGEQALQEARQLQSEQQARLQAVRQQQERLQQQEQHVHQEHLSLAQQRLQLDRARQDLPSSLPGLFSTGQGPAASSLGAFSALVTPTPTTLQGSQLLASPGPAKLLAKLVLLKHTAEQDRDFLENEQFFLNALKNASYNMTSHST
- the Fbf1 gene encoding fas-binding factor 1 isoform X1, whose protein sequence is MASKTKKGLKDSIDEVLGDLLGDDMALPEKPVELASHARGSTRAPQGLPSSKSRARSLLEDNIFDTLVEADAEISYVSEADPQALLQTMKDLDDMDADILGLKRSHPASGKTATKGSGKEELPSNPRSARRLAAGEKGDTVATKQPTTSPSSFGHQYRKLSFGDLEDPLAGLLSDEEEDIAKKPPVTESKTASNRSPIPVREQGPCIPLTPGDTPIRKKELLFDDGDDIMATLGFGDSPKGEKRQMGDQEGPRPARSKLDELLGRSTASKLLAHPSPGQHREFKLDKKYQKPQDKEEDSWDNEDLIFGAYQPTVGSSEGPQSRRQSVRVLEGGPDPKGEPGTKQSPPAASSPISPRKGGADWLGLKDDDLDLLPPSPTRESCRGGLAISTPSVPGPVSQYSALDPNSAPSGLPSSGSKPPAENTGPSAQASQSSKLRESEAGEEKDWLSHVLSGKKSQGVAREEHAEAYKGPNSVGTASQPVISTQGLNQAAVGRTSGATEQEVPAARPLLTGFPESWSHSPLALPAGDPKRRTASGDPYGTEPAVCFPKSQEPTGLSVPVKPPMRGKPGSPVSRGPVGSQAQLLTWDSSHPPLQSLFPEPLEQSLLPGVGYQKQLLAAQAQLQSGTAQLQAELLQSHTRLAELEVQVRKLELERTQHQLLLESLQQRHQADLELIENAHRSRIKMLETSYQQREDRLRRENEELSAQYLSHCHEAEQARAELTAQHQRRLAAAAQEKDQEMERLRELQRASILEMRKDHEEQLQRLKLLKDREIDAVTSATSHTRSLNGIIEQMEKFSSSLNELSSRVEASHLTTSQERELGIRHQDEHLRALQERLGRQQQDMEEERARLQEVIGKMEARLSEQSRLLEKERWRVNAEQSKAESMQRALEEQRKVLAQQIAIEREELERAKSALLEEQKSVMQKCGEERQRLAAEWAEFFTQQKLSKERSEREAERALQVDTRREGTLISLAKEQGELRVRASELRAKEEQLATEREAVDRERRELQQEKERVRATSLRLQRRAEEVEHMSQVASKKYQEGEQALQEARQLQSEQQARLQAVRQQQERLQQQEQHVHQEHLSLAQQRLQLDRARQDLPSSLPGLFSTGQGPAASSLGAFSALVTPTPTTLQGSQLLASPGPAKLLAKLVLLKHTAEQDRDFLENEQFFLNALKNASYNMTSHST
- the Fbf1 gene encoding fas-binding factor 1 isoform X5, whose translation is MDADILGLKRSHPASGKTATKGSGKEELPSNPRSARRLAAGEKGDTVATKQPTTSPSSFGHQYRKLSFGDLEDPLAGLLSDEEEDIAKKPPVTESKTASNRSPIPVREQGPCIPLTPGDTPIRKKELLFDDGDDIMATLGFGDSPKGEKRQMGDQEGPRPARSKLDELLGRSTASKLLAHPSPGQHREFKLDKKYQKPQDKEEDSWDNEDLIFGAYQPTVGSSEGPQSRRQSVRVLEGGPDPKGEPGTKQSPPAASSPISPRKGGADWLGLKDDDLDLLPPSPTRESCRGGLAISTPSVPGPVSQYSALDPNSAPSGLPSSGSKPPAENTGPSAQASQSSKLRESEAGEEKDWLSHVLSGKKSQGVAREEHAEAYKGPNSVGTASQPVISTQGLNQAAVGRTSGATEQEVPAARPLLTGFPESWSHSPLALPAGDPKRRTASGDPYGTEPAVCFPKSQEPTGLSVPVKPPMRGKPGSPVSRGPVGSQAQLLTWDSSHPPLQSLFPEPLEQSLLPGVGYQKQLLAAQAQLQSGTAQLQAELLQSHTRLAELEVQVRKLELERTQHQLLLESLQQRHQADLELIENAHRSRIKMLETSYQQREDRLRRENEELSAQYLSHCHEAEQARAELTAQHQRRLAAAAQEKDQEMERLRELQRASILEMRKDHEEQLQRLKLLKDREIDAVTSATSHTRSLNGIIEQMEKFSSSLNELSSRVEASHLTTSQERELGIRHQDEHLRALQERLGRQQQDMEEERARLQEVIGKMEARLSEQSRLLEKERWRVNAEQSKAESMQRALEEQRKVLAQQIAIEREELERAKSALLEEQKSVMQKCGEERQRLAAEWAEFFTQQKLSKERSEREAERALQVDTRREGTLISLAKEQGELRVRASELRAKEEQLATEREAVDRERRELQQEKERVRATSLRLQRRAEEVEHMSQVASKKYQEGEQALQEARQLQSEQQARLQAVRQQQERLQQQEQHVHQEHLSLAQQRLQLDRARQDLPSSLPGLFSTGQGPAASSLGAFSALVTPTPTTLQGSQLLASPGPAKLLAKLVLLKHTAEQDRDFLENEQFFLNALKNASYNMTSHST
- the Fbf1 gene encoding fas-binding factor 1 isoform X4, with protein sequence MASKTKKGLKDSIDEVLGDLLGDDMALPEKPVELASHARGSTRAPQGLPSSKSRARSLLEDNIFDTLVEADAEISYVSEADPQALLQTMKDLDDMDADILGLKRSHPASGKTATKGSGKEELPSNPRSARRLAAGEKGDTVATKQPTTSPSSFGHQYRKLSFGDLEDPLAGLLSDEEEDIAKKPPVTESKTASNRSPIPVREQDKEEDSWDNEDLIFGAYQPTVGSSEGPQSRRQSVRVLEGGPDPKGEPGTKQSPPAASSPISPRKGGADWLGLKDDDLDLLPPSPTRESCRGGLAISTPSVPGPVSQYSALDPNSAPSGLPSSGSKPPAENTGPSAQASQSSKLRESEAGEEKDWLSHVLSGKKSQGVAREEHAEAYKGPNSVGTASQPVISTQGLNQAAVGRTSGATEQEVPAARPLLTGFPESWSHSPLALPAGDPKRRTASGDPYGTEPAVCFPKSQEPTGLSVPVKPPMRGKPGSPVSRGPVGSQAQLLTWDSSHPPLQSLFPEPLEQSLLPGVGYQKQLLAAQAQLQSGTAQLQAELLQSHTRLAELEVQVRKLELERTQHQLLLESLQQRHQADLELIENAHRSRIKMLETSYQQREDRLRRENEELSAQYLSHCHEAEQARAELTAQHQRRLAAAAQEKDQEMERLRELQRASILEMRKDHEEQLQRLKLLKDREIDAVTSATSHTRSLNGIIEQMEKFSSSLNELSSRVEASHLTTSQERELGIRHQDEHLRALQERLGRQQQDMEEERARLQEVIGKMEARLSEQSRLLEKERWRVNAEQSKAESMQRALEEQRKVLAQQIAIEREELERAKSALLEEQKSVMQKCGEERQRLAAEWAEFFTQQKLSKERSEREAERALQVDTRREGTLISLAKEQGELRVRASELRAKEEQLATEREAVDRERRELQQEKERVRATSLRLQRRAEEVEHMSQVASKKYQEGEQALQEARQLQSEQQARLQAVRQQQERLQQQEQHVHQEHLSLAQQRLQLDRARQDLPSSLPGLFSTGQGPAASSLGAFSALVTPTPTTLQGSQLLASPGPAKLLAKLVLLKHTAEQDRDFLENEQFFLNALKNASYNMTSHST
- the Fbf1 gene encoding fas-binding factor 1 isoform X3, with the translated sequence MASKTKKGLKDSIDEVLGDLLGDDMALPEKPVELASHARGSTRAPQGLPSSKSRARSLLEDNIFDTLVEADAEISYVSEADPQALLQTMKDLDDMDADILGLKRSHPASGKTATKGSGKEELPSNPRSARRLAAGEKGDTVATKQPTTSPSSFGHQYRKLSFGDLEDPLAGLLSDEEEDIAKKPPVTESKTASNRSPIPVREQGPCIPLTPGDTPIRKKELLFDDGDDIMATLGFGDSPKGEKRQMGDQEGPRPARSKLDELLGRSTASKLLAHPSPGQHREFKLDKKYQKPQDKEEDSWDNEDLIFGAYQPTVGSSEGPQSRRQSVRVLEGGPDPKGEPGTKQSPPAASSPISPRKGGADWLGLKDDDLDLLPPSPTRESCRGGLAISTPSVPGPVSQYSALDPNSAPSGLPSSGSKPPAENTGPSAQASQSSKLRESEAGEEKDWLSHVLSGKKSQGVAREEHAEAYKGPNSVGTASQPVISTQGLNQAAVGRTSGATEQEVPAARPLLTGFPESWSHSPLALPAGDPKRRTASGDPYGTEPAVCFPKSQEPTGLSVPVKSLFPEPLEQSLLPGVGYQKQLLAAQAQLQSGTAQLQAELLQSHTRLAELEVQVRKLELERTQHQLLLESLQQRHQADLELIENAHRSRIKMLETSYQQREDRLRRENEELSAQYLSHCHEAEQARAELTAQHQRRLAAAAQEKDQEMERLRELQRASILEMRKDHEEQLQRLKLLKDREIDAVTSATSHTRSLNGIIEQMEKFSSSLNELSSRVEASHLTTSQERELGIRHQDEHLRALQERLGRQQQDMEEERARLQEVIGKMEARLSEQSRLLEKERWRVNAEQSKAESMQRALEEQRKVLAQQIAIEREELERAKSALLEEQKSVMQKCGEERQRLAAEWAEFFTQQKLSKERSEREAERALQVDTRREGTLISLAKEQGELRVRASELRAKEEQLATEREAVDRERRELQQEKERVRATSLRLQRRAEEVEHMSQVASKKYQEGEQALQEARQLQSEQQARLQAVRQQQERLQQQEQHVHQEHLSLAQQRLQLDRARQDLPSSLPGLFSTGQGPAASSLGAFSALVTPTPTTLQGSQLLASPGPAKLLAKLVLLKHTAEQDRDFLENEQFFLNALKNASYNMTSHST